One genomic segment of Fundulus heteroclitus isolate FHET01 chromosome 10, MU-UCD_Fhet_4.1, whole genome shotgun sequence includes these proteins:
- the LOC105926435 gene encoding homeobox protein HMX3-B → MAESDTQETRQTAKDSPFSIKNLLNIEDKPPKPTPPLGSSKGVFEGSFFSRLSELSLPRFELPGQRIGLSAQYLERASAWWYPYTLGAHFRTASGSEKVNQREEDRRTPDLQKNEQDAKEESADDDLALDESDVDESKKETDQEEDWRRKQDELDPDKKPCRKKKTRTVFSRSQVFQLESTFDIKRYLSSSERAGLAASLHLTETQVKIWFQNRRNKWKRQLAAELEAANMSHAAAQRIVRVPILYHESGASDANGSPGTNSPGGQSLLAFPHHMYYSHPTPLLRPV, encoded by the exons ATGGCAGAATCTGACACACAGGAGACTCGCCAAACCGCAAAGGATTCACCGTTCTCCATAAAGAACCTGCTCAACATCGAAGACAAGCCCCCGAAGCCGACGCCCCCGCTCGGGTCTTCCAAAGGAGTGTTTGAGGGCAGCTTTTTCTCCAGGCTCAGCGAGCTGTCTCTGCCTCGGTTTGAGCTGCCCGGCCAGAGGATCGGACTGTCAGCGCAGTATCTGGAGAGAGCGTCTGCCTGGTGGTACCCATACACGCTGGGAGCGCATTTTAGAACTGCTTCgg GTTCGGAAAAGGTCAACCAGAGGGAAGAAGACAGGCGCACCCCGGATCTCCAAAAAAACGAGCAGGATGCCAAAGAGGAGAGCGCCGACGACGACCTGGCTCTGGACGAGAGCGACGTCGACGAGTCCAAGAAGGAAACAGATCAGGAGGAGGACTGGAGGAGAAAGCAGGACGAGCTGGACCCGGACAAGAAGCCCTGCCGGAAGAAAAAGACGCGCACGGTGTTCTCCCGGAGCCAGGTCTTCCAGCTGGAGTCCACCTTCGACATCAAGCGCTACCTGAGCAGCTCGGAGCGCGCCGGCCTGGCCGCGTCGCTGCACCTCACCGAAACGCAGGTGAAGATCTGGTTCCAGAACCGGAGGAACAAGTGGAAGAGGCAGCTGGCCGCCGAGCTGGAAGCGGCCAACATGAGCCACGCGGCGGCGCAGAGGATCGTGCGGGTGCCGATACTTTACCACGAGAGCGGGGCCTCGGACGCAAACGGCAGCCCCGGGACGAACTCACCGGGCGGCCAGTCACTGCTGGCCTTCCCCCATCACATGTACTACTCCCACCCGACGCCGCTGCTCAGGCCGGTTTAA
- the LOC105926477 gene encoding mitotic checkpoint protein BUB3, translating to MTGCNEYKLNQGPEDGISAVKFSPSTAHFLLVSSWDCTVRLFDVGGNSMRLKYQHAAPVLDCAFYDPTHSWSGGLDAKLKTHDLNTDQDTIVGTHDAPIRCVEYCPEVNVMVTGSWDRSVRLWDPRTPCNAGTFTQPDKVYTLSVAGDRLIVGTAGRRVLVWDLRNMGYVQQRRESSLKYQTRCIRAFPNKQGYVLSSIEGRVAVEYLDPSQEVQKKKYAFKCHRLKEEGIENVYPVNAISFHSIHNTFATGGSDGFVNIWDPFNKKRLCQFHRYPTSIASLAFSNDGTMLAIASSYMFEKGDISHPEDAIFIRQVTDAETKPKST from the exons ATGACGGGCTGTAACGAGTACAAGCTAAACCAGGGACCTGAAGACGGCATCTCTGCTGTGAAGTTCAGCCCCAGCACTGCCCACTTCCTCCTGGTTTCCTCGTGGGACTGCACGGTCCGCCTGTTTGATGTTGGTGGAAACTCCATGAGGCTGAAGTACCAGCACGCGGCTCCTGTTCTGGACTGCGCTTTTTAT GACCCGACCCATTCTTGGAGTGGAGGTTTGGATGCTAAGTTAAAGACTCACGATTTGAACACAGACCAAG ACACAATAGTTGGAACGCATGACGCTCCCATCCGTTGTGTGGAGTACTGCCCGGAGGTGAACGTCATGGTAACGGGCAGCTGGGACCGGTCAGTCCGACTGTGGGACCCGCGGACACCGTGCAACGCTGGCACCTTCACTCAGCCTGACAAG GTGTACACCCTCTCTGTGGCCGGAGACAGGCTGATTGTTGGGACGGCAGGAAGGCGAGTCTTGGTGTGGGATTTGAGGAATATGGGCTACGTACAGCAAAGAAGAGAATCCAGCCTCAAGTATCAGACTCGCTGCATAAGAGCCTTCCCCAACAAACAG GGCTATGTGTTGAGTTCAATCGAAGGCCGTGTAGCTGTggagtacctggatccaagccaGGAGGTTCAAAAGAAGAAATATGCCTTCAAGTGCCACCGGTTAAAGGAGGAGGGGATTGAAAACGTCTACCCTGTCAACGCCATTTCCTTTCACAGCATTCACAACACCTTTGCTACAG GTGGCTCAGACGGCTTTGTGAATATCTGGGATCCATTCAACAAAAAGCGCCTGTGTCAGTTCCACCGCTACCCCACCAGCATCGCCTCACTGGCTTTCAGCAACGACGGCACCATGCTGGCCATTGCCTCCTCCTACATGTTCGAGAAAGGAGATATCAGCCACCCGGAGGACGCCATCTTCATTCGTCAAGTTACGGATGCTGAGACAAAGCCCAA GTCAacctaa